From the Lysinibacillus fusiformis genome, the window CTTTCAATCTGCTCTTTAATATGCTCTTTTACATTCTCCCCTTCATCAAGTGTAGTTAATTTCAAAACATCACTTAGGACCTTATATTTCTTGATTTGAAGATTATATTTCTCAAGGTTGCCATCTACTGAACCCATAATATTTTGCTCAAATAAATCAATATCTTCAATAAATATCCCATTACCTTCAGTTTTTTGAACGATGTGGTACTCGACAGTTGTTTTTGTTCTACCATCATCACCACTAGCAAGATTAATGATTATTTCCGGTACATGTGTTAATGCCGCAATTGATGTAGTTTTACCACACTTTGTTGTTCCTATGTTTGCCAATGTAATGGTTTTTTCCAATGTACTGCCATTGTTTAAAGAATTATTCATAATAATTCCCCTTCCGTATTTTTACAGTACTCGTTATTTAAAACAAAAAGCAGTTGCAACTAAACTTAGTCACAACTGCAATAATTTCAGTTCGTTCTAAGTACAAGTCAAACCAATAGGTAGAATCTTATCTGCAATAGTAGAATAAGAGTACTGAATTATTTTTAATTTAATACATTTCAATTGAAACGTCAAATGTTTTTTCTGATTTATTTAACAATTTGTATTATTGTGTAAAATATTACGTTCCGCACCCTTGAAGAAAATTTTTTAAGATTTTTTTCCTTTTTATGACTGCAATTGGAAGTATTTTAATCAAAAATAGAACCTTTACTATGAAATCCACCTGAAGATACATCTTGAAATTTGAGCCAAGGTTTATAATTTATTTTCCTTCCAAAGCCTCGATCTTCTTTAATCAATTTTTTAGGATTTTTAATTCTTGCTCTTTTAGCCATTAAAAACACCCTTTTAGACAAAAAAATCTAAAGGGGTATTTCATCGCAACTTTTTTACAAACATCGCGACTTTATTTCAAATCTACAATTTTAACCAAACTTGCTTCTTTTCAAGACCTAAATTGTAAAGGTCCTAAAATATAAAGGTGATACATATTAGTCATATATAATATGTATCACCTTTTTCTTCTTGCTCAACTAATTTTTCTTCTTGCTCAACTAAGGCATGTTAGTGCAACAAAATTCATCAAACTGGATTCTTTAAGTATAAAACGAAAAAACAATTTCCTTTTTTACGGTAAATCCCCCTATTTTTAATGCAATCACAAATCTATAAATGTTATAATTTTCAAATACACAATAAAATGGATTGAAGTAATTGTTTAAGCAGTATTCAATTCTTTGTCTTAAATCTAGAGTCACCATTTCTCTTTCACATTTTCTAATCTTTTATAACCCTCATGAGAATCAAAAACAAAAAGTCCTAAATCCCAATCTAAGGATGAGGTGTTACTAGCTATTATTAAGATTGGCTCAGGACAGTTGTATCCCTTGTTAACAGATATGTTCTTCATTTCTCTAATATCTTGATTACTCGGAATTGTATTTCCACATGGATGAAAGTGCCACTCCCCTAAATAATAGTCCCCCTTTTTATTCCATGCTTCGTCCAGTATATTCTGCAAACCATTAGTACCTCTGTAAAACCAACTCTTCCCGCATTTAGAATCTGAAGGAGCTCCGGTAGCTATAGTTACTCGGGCTCGTTTAAGATCGCTTGAATAATGGCCTATTAAAATACCACCTGTTTCATTTGGAAATGAATCCTCACACAATTCATATATCTCGTTAACCATTTTATCAGTAATTTCCACCCCGAATGACCCTACATCATTTAAATAAAGTAAATCACTCATTGTACTCCTCCTGATGAACCAGCGAAACGCCTTTGAATAAATCTCCTTTCCATTGCTGCTCATAAACAAGTATCGTCGGTTTAATATTTTTTGTTAAAATAGCACGCTCAATTGTTTTAAATGCAGAAGAAACCATTAGCCAAATATCATCAGCTCTTGCAGGGAATACAGGGTGCCAGCAACCTATCCCTTCCCTAGGGAATTCAATATGTTTTGTATCTCCCTTTTCTTTCGCCAACCACGGCTGCATTAATTTAATGAATGCAGTATGATTAAACTCAATGCCATTAGTATAAAAAACAAATAACCGTCTTGCTTGATAACCTAAAGAAATAGACAGAAACGTTTTTGGCTCTTCGAATGTTAATTGAGACATATTATATAAAGCCTGATCCTCACCTGTACAATCTAGAATCACACTGTAACTTTGCATATTTACGGATTGTTCATTTTTAGGGGGGAATTTCTCCCTAACTCCCTGTACCTTGCTATGTGGAGAAATATTGTTTAAGCGTTCTTTCAACTTATCAATTTTGAATTGTAATACGTCTTTTGAAGTTAAAGTATTACGAACAATATTACCAGCCTCTAACAAATCATCATCCATAATGGTTATCTCTTTTTGTCCGCTGCGCACCAGTAGTTCTGAAATCGTTGAACCAACAGCTCCAGCGCCCAGTTGAAGGATGGATGATTCCCTAATAATGGTGTTAAGTCTCCCTCTATTAAAAAGTTCCCCATCATGCCAATTCTCTGAATTAAGCCATTGTATCTTGTTGTTGGTTTTAAATATTCCTTCCAAATCCTGAAACCAGTTAAATTTTTCAGTATCCCTAAAACCTTTCATTTTCACTTTGACATTACTTAACGCAGGTAATTGAAGGGGTTGCCAGTGCATTTGTACGTGATTATTATTTATTTTTTCAGGAATTGGAAATCCTATCATAATTATATGATGCTTTCCATCCCTCAATTTGGTTGAGAGATTTTTTAGGATTCTCTTGAGATTAATTCCTTGGGCTGTACAGGCAGTCATTAATTCCCCCCAGGTAGTTGGGGCTTGCCAAGGTGGAACAACGGGTAACTCTTTCAAAACTAGCCAAGCGCCTACTAAAGTTTGTGACTTAGTAGCAAGATTTGAAATTTCTGTACCCCATTTTGGTTTATAAACCTCATTCCCATTGGTAGTAGAATATTTCGTAGGAACAATAACAAATGGTTCATCCTCTTTGTAAAATAAGAGTTCTGCTAGACCATAATTCACTCTACTCTTTTGCCACCCTAAAAAGCTTTCGCTATCCTCATAGTAAACAACAGTGTTTAGGTTATTTTTGAAATGCGGAAGTTCAAAGGGATCTCCATCTTTACTGAGTGTCCCCTCTGCTGCTTCCTCCAACCAACTCAGAGCTCTTTCAAAATGCCATAGCAAACGATATTCCGAATCAAATGGCTCACTATCCAGTCCTAAGTGCCTTAATGGTT encodes:
- a CDS encoding Mov34/MPN/PAD-1 family protein, which encodes MSDLLYLNDVGSFGVEITDKMVNEIYELCEDSFPNETGGILIGHYSSDLKRARVTIATGAPSDSKCGKSWFYRGTNGLQNILDEAWNKKGDYYLGEWHFHPCGNTIPSNQDIREMKNISVNKGYNCPEPILIIASNTSSLDWDLGLFVFDSHEGYKRLENVKEKW
- a CDS encoding ThiF family adenylyltransferase, with product MLSREQKRPNAELLLARRMLEELNSVKILEDLKWDPLFDKWVLLCRISSESKENDSIPKNSNWYVLIEDGYPWGEIKFYPAKKNGLKGTFPHQNYNGSEHSKQPWTGGNLCLDSSYKPLRHLGLDSEPFDSEYRLLWHFERALSWLEEAAEGTLSKDGDPFELPHFKNNLNTVVYYEDSESFLGWQKSRVNYGLAELLFYKEDEPFVIVPTKYSTTNGNEVYKPKWGTEISNLATKSQTLVGAWLVLKELPVVPPWQAPTTWGELMTACTAQGINLKRILKNLSTKLRDGKHHIIMIGFPIPEKINNNHVQMHWQPLQLPALSNVKVKMKGFRDTEKFNWFQDLEGIFKTNNKIQWLNSENWHDGELFNRGRLNTIIRESSILQLGAGAVGSTISELLVRSGQKEITIMDDDLLEAGNIVRNTLTSKDVLQFKIDKLKERLNNISPHSKVQGVREKFPPKNEQSVNMQSYSVILDCTGEDQALYNMSQLTFEEPKTFLSISLGYQARRLFVFYTNGIEFNHTAFIKLMQPWLAKEKGDTKHIEFPREGIGCWHPVFPARADDIWLMVSSAFKTIERAILTKNIKPTILVYEQQWKGDLFKGVSLVHQEEYNE